GAGCCCGGCGGCATCAGTGGGATCGACAGGCCCTGGGTGCGCGTCACGCCCTGGGCCGCGAAGTCGTCCACGGTCGTGTTGTAGTTCAGGTTGCCGATGTAGGCGTGCACGTCGTCGAACGTCGTGCCGCCCTGGTTGGTGCCGCCGAAGTTGTCCGTACCCCGGATGGCCATCTCCTGCGCGGGATAGAACTGCGCCGACCCGCTCAACTGGATGCCGCCGGGCAGCGGCACCGTGCCGGAGATCTTGAAGTCGTGCAGGAACGGAATGTTGAACTGCGACGCGTCGCAGAACAGCAGCTTGTTGGGATCCTCCGGTTGGTCGCAACGGTTGAGGATGGCCCGCTCCATCGACCAGCCGCCGAAGATCGTGGCGCCCGCCGCCAGGCGCGCGTTGAAGCCGGCCTCGAAGCCGTTGTAGACATCGGAGTTCGAGCTCGAGTTGCGCATGAACCGATCGGTGCCAAACAGCCCCCGCGCCTCCGGGTTCAGATTGTAGATGGTGAGCGTCGACGGCACCGAAACCCCGCGCGTCGAGCACGGGAAGCCGTTCGGGGCGGTCCCGGTGGCGGCGCACGGATTCGGAATGCTCAGCGCCGTCCAGTCGGCGTGGGTCAACCCGCGGCCGTACTGGATGATGGGGTCGAACGACTCGCGCCGGTACCAGTTCGCGTTGACGGAGAGTCCGGTCACCAGCTCGCGCTCGATCCCCAGGTTCATCAGGCTGACCCAGGGCCGCTCGACGCCGTTGGGATCCTCGGTCGGCACGGAGCCCGGCAGGCCGAACGCGGCCGACACCGGGAAGCCGATCTCCCAGTCCTGCACGTAGTCGTCGCCGTTGGTGCCGCCGTTGTGCGCGGTGCCGGCGGCGCCGACCGTGTGCATGTCGGCCGTGCTCGTCCCGAAGGCAACAGACGGATCGAAGCCCATCGTCATCAGCTCCTGCCGGGTCGCGCAGCGCGTGTCGTCCATCGGACTGAGCGCGCAGTCGAACCAGTTGCGGTTCTCGCCCGCGTGCGTCACCGCGTTGAACTGCCGCGCATAGCTGGTGGTGTTCGAGCCGTTGTAGCGGCCCCACGAGAACTTCAGCGCGGTCGACGCGTCGCCGAACAGGTCGTAGGCCATGCCTAAGCGGGGCGCGATGTCGTTCCAGTTCGGCAACTGGTCGCGTTCGGCCACGCTGAAGTACGGCACGAAGCGGTTCTGGGCGTGTTCGGTTGCGCGGTTGCGCCCGCGGTTGATCTCGTAGCGCACGCCGAGGTTGAGCGTCAGGCGGTCGATGGTCCACGTGTCCTGGGCGAAGATGCCCATGTCCTGCTGGTAGTCCATCGGCCGCCAGATCGGCGTGTTCGACACCCGCACCTGGTACGGCACGCCGTCCCGGTAGTTCTGCTGCCACAGATCGGCGTTCATGTCGTGGGAGCGGTCGTGGATGCCCCAACTGTTCATCACGCCGACCTTCATGTTGTGCGAGCCGGTGACGTAGGACATCGCGACGTTGTAGTTGAAGCGCTCGGGCGTCTCGTGGACGTAGCTCCAGTTGCCGCGGTCGCGGAAGTTGGCGTTGGCGTCGTTGCGGCGCACGATCTGGTACCACGGGTCCATCGTGCCGCCCGACTGCAGGGCGATGGCGGCCGGATCGCCGACGTGGTAGCACGGCGTGCTCGGACAGAACGGCACGCCGCCGCCTGGACGCGACTGCCGGAGTGGCCGCGCCGGCCCGTAGGGCGGCGCGTCCTGCCGCTCCTCGTAGCTCCAGTTCTCGACGTTCGACGAGTAGCCCGCCTCGAGCAGCAGCCGGCTGCTCAGCGTCGACGTCCACTTGGCCGACCCGGTGTAGTAGATGGGCGAGCCCTGGTGGTTGGGCGCGGTGGCCGGGTCGTCGCCGGCGCCGTGCGGCCGGAAGCGGTCCTTGAAGATCCGGTCCATGTAGGCGGAGAACTTGTTCGAGGCGTTGGCCTGCCAGGTCAGACGCAGCAGGCCGCTGGTGATGGTGTTGGCGTCGATGCCGGACAGCAGCTCGCGGCCGTCCTTGCCGTCGAGCTTGACGGGGCTCGGATCGAAGTATCGCGGCCACGTGCCGTCCATGTTGCGGTAGAAGCTGCCGGTGATCGGCTTGTCCACCTGCCAGCGGCGCGAGCTCATGAAGAACCAGAACTTGTCGCGCACGATCGGCCCGCCGTAGGCCGCGTTGAGGTCCCAGAACAGGGTGTTGCCCTCCGACGACGAGGCCCGGCCCTCGATCGCCGCCGGAACGCTCGTGTGGTCGGCGGCCAACGCGTCGCTGGAGTACCCCGTGTAGAACTGCCCGCTGTAGGTGTTGCCGCCCTCGCGCGGGATCATGTTGATGCGCACCCCGCCCCCCGAGGTCTCGGCGGTCATGCCGCTGGTCTCGTAGGTCATCTCCTGGACGGACAGCTCGTTGTGGTAGTTCTGGATGCCGCCGTCGCGGTCGGTGCCGTTGACGAGCTGCCCGTCGACGGCCACGCTGACCTGCCGCCAGCTCATGCCGTGGGTCATCATGACGGTCTGCTGCGCCGCGGTCGACAGGCCGACCTCGGGCCGGTTCAGCTTGATGCCGACGATGAGCTGCGCGGTCGACTGCATGTTGCGGCCGGTCGGAATGGCGTCGAGCACCTCGGCGTCGAGCACCTCCACCCGGCGGGTCGACTGCACGTCGACGACCGGCGCCTCGCCCGAGACGGTCACCGTCTCCTCGAGCGCGCCGACCGAGAGCTCCGCGTCCACCGTGGCCGTGAAACCGGCCGGCAGCTCCTGGTTCTCGACCACGACGACCGAGAAGCCGGGCAGCGTGAAGGTCAGGTTGTAGATGCCTGGACGCAGATCGACCAGGGTGTACCGACCCGCGCCGTCCGAGATGGCGACGCGGCTCCCCTCGATAAGGGCCGGCGAAGATGCCTCGACCGTAACGCCGGGCAGGATGCCGCCGGTGTTGTCGGTGACCTCGCCGGTGATGGTGCTGTTGGTCTGGGCCAGCGCCACGCCGGGCGCCAGAGCCAGAGCCGCCAGCGCTACGACTGCCGTGCATGAACGTCTCATACGATGTCCTCCTCGAACGCGAATGCGACGAACGGCGGTGTCGACGACCGCGCAAGTCTCGACCGACACCCGTAGCCGGGCAGTGAACACCCTCGTAGCCCGGTTGTCAAGCCGATGCAACACGCAAGTTACGTGCCGTCTGCGGGACGCGCACAGCGCACAGCGGCACGGCCTGCAAGTCGTTCGTGGCCAACAGAATCCGGCGAACACAACAGGCCGCGGAACGGGGCGTCGGGCATCCAAGGAATTGGGCGCGCGATCCAAGATCCGGTTGCTCCGGGGTTACGCGAGGTCGGGGGGCGCCCCACAAGAAAAGAAGGCCGGGAAGCTGCCTCCCCGGCCTTCGACCCTCTCGTACGGTAGCGCGTGACGCGCCGTCGAACGCTGTCGCGACTACCAGTGGATGTTGGTAGCGAACTGCACGAACCGGCCCTGGATGGTCGAGCTCGCCCGGCCGAGCGAGCCACCGTAGGTGTTGGTGCCGTTCAGGATCGGCTGGTAGTTGACGATGTTGAACAGGTCGGCCTGCAGGTCGACGCGCATCCCGTTGCCCAGGGTGAAGGTGCGCCGGACCGAGAGGTCGACTTGCGTCAGCCTGTCGTAGAAGAGTTGCCCGGCCGGCAGCAGCGGGACGCTGATGCCCTCGGTGCGAGCGATGCCGAGGTTGTCCATCACGTTCGCCGGCGTGACGTTGTAGTTGATGTTGCCGGCGTACGGCCGCGCGCCGGCCAGCTCGCCGCCGCGGTGGGTGCCGCCCCACTGGTCCTGCGAGCCGCCCGCCACCGCCTCCTGGGCCGGGTAGAACTGCGCCGACCCACTGATCCAGAAGCCGCCCGGGAGCGGGAAGTTCCCCGAGATCTTGAACTCCTGGAGGAACGGGATGGTGTAGGCCGGCTGCGTGATCGGCACGCCGCCGACCATGTCGGTCCGGCCCCGCGGGTCACAGAACATCAGGCGGTTCGGATCGTGGGGGATGTCGCAGCGAACGAACACGTTGCGCTCCATCACCCAGCCGCCGAAGAGCGTGCTCCCGTTGGGCAGCCGCGCGTTGAAGCCGGTCTCGAACCCGTTGTAGACCTCCGAGAAGTTGTCCCCCGTCGGCGTGTTCTGCACCACCCAGTCGTCGGCGATGCCCGCCGCCTCCGGGTTCAGGTTGAACACGCTGATCTGCGCCGGCACGAGGCCGCCGCTCGAATTGCACGAGAGGAACCCGCGGTTGGGATCCGCCGCGCAGGGGTTGTCCATGAGGAACCCGGTGTAGTCGTCGAACCCCAGGGCGCGGTTCACCCGCAGGACGCTGTCGTAGGTGTCGCGGCGGTACCAGTTGAAGCTGGCCGAGAAGCCTTCGAACAGCTCGCGCTGGACGCCGACGTTGAGCACGCTGACCCAGTTCCGCTCCACGCCGTCCGGATGCTCCACCGGACGCGAGGCGAGACCGCCGAAGTTGGCCCGCAGGGGCGGACCGATCTCCCAATCCTGCGCGAAGCCGTCGCCGTTGGTGCCGCCATTCCAGACGGTGCCCTCCCGACCGATCGTGTGCTCGTTCGCGCTGCTGGCGCCGAACGCGATGCCCGGGTCATGCCCCATCCCCATCAAATCGGCCTGCGTCAGGCAGGCCCGGCCGTCGAGGCTCGCGCAGTCGACCCAGTTGCGGTTCTCGCGCTGGTACGACACCGGGTTGAACCACTCGGCGTAGGTGAACGTGTTGGCGGCGTTGTACCGGCCCCACGACACCTTCAGC
This genomic stretch from Acidobacteriota bacterium harbors:
- a CDS encoding TonB-dependent receptor, yielding SMNSSQNSARNGGFLAGTNYGNAAQISGPDEFNPTIDPWYGLVLRHDQSTGFRDRYHWGRETWRVERFNYNIGLSYVTGSHNIKIGTNNSWGPYEAYRTGNGDLERQMYRNGVPEFARVSNRPVISGIDYARDMGIFAQDTWTIDRLTLNLGVRWEQMIAHTYEAGPNVTPGPRSTVTQTGRFVAAQSFASRRNLPNWKDFAPRLGLSYDVLGDASTALKVSWGRYNAANTFTYAEWFNPVSYQRENRNWVDCASLDGRACLTQADLMGMGHDPGIAFGASSANEHTIGREGTVWNGGTNGDGFAQDWEIGPPLRANFGGLASRPVEHPDGVERNWVSVLNVGVQRELFEGFSASFNWYRRDTYDSVLRVNRALGFDDYTGFLMDNPCAADPNRGFLSCNSSGGLVPAQISVFNLNPEAAGIADDWVVQNTPTGDNFSEVYNGFETGFNARLPNGSTLFGGWVMERNVFVRCDIPHDPNRLMFCDPRGRTDMVGGVPITQPAYTIPFLQEFKISGNFPLPGGFWISGSAQFYPAQEAVAGGSQDQWGGTHRGGELAGARPYAGNINYNVTPANVMDNLGIARTEGISVPLLPAGQLFYDRLTQVDLSVRRTFTLGNGMRVDLQADLFNIVNYQPILNGTNTYGGSLGRASSTIQGRFVQFATNIHW
- a CDS encoding TonB-dependent receptor, which produces MRRSCTAVVALAALALAPGVALAQTNSTITGEVTDNTGGILPGVTVEASSPALIEGSRVAISDGAGRYTLVDLRPGIYNLTFTLPGFSVVVVENQELPAGFTATVDAELSVGALEETVTVSGEAPVVDVQSTRRVEVLDAEVLDAIPTGRNMQSTAQLIVGIKLNRPEVGLSTAAQQTVMMTHGMSWRQVSVAVDGQLVNGTDRDGGIQNYHNELSVQEMTYETSGMTAETSGGGVRINMIPREGGNTYSGQFYTGYSSDALAADHTSVPAAIEGRASSSEGNTLFWDLNAAYGGPIVRDKFWFFMSSRRWQVDKPITGSFYRNMDGTWPRYFDPSPVKLDGKDGRELLSGIDANTITSGLLRLTWQANASNKFSAYMDRIFKDRFRPHGAGDDPATAPNHQGSPIYYTGSAKWTSTLSSRLLLEAGYSSNVENWSYEERQDAPPYGPARPLRQSRPGGGVPFCPSTPCYHVGDPAAIALQSGGTMDPWYQIVRRNDANANFRDRGNWSYVHETPERFNYNVAMSYVTGSHNMKVGVMNSWGIHDRSHDMNADLWQQNYRDGVPYQVRVSNTPIWRPMDYQQDMGIFAQDTWTIDRLTLNLGVRYEINRGRNRATEHAQNRFVPYFSVAERDQLPNWNDIAPRLGMAYDLFGDASTALKFSWGRYNGSNTTSYARQFNAVTHAGENRNWFDCALSPMDDTRCATRQELMTMGFDPSVAFGTSTADMHTVGAAGTAHNGGTNGDDYVQDWEIGFPVSAAFGLPGSVPTEDPNGVERPWVSLMNLGIERELVTGLSVNANWYRRESFDPIIQYGRGLTHADWTALSIPNPCAATGTAPNGFPCSTRGVSVPSTLTIYNLNPEARGLFGTDRFMRNSSSNSDVYNGFEAGFNARLAAGATIFGGWSMERAILNRCDQPEDPNKLLFCDASQFNIPFLHDFKISGTVPLPGGIQLSGSAQFYPAQEMAIRGTDNFGGTNQGGTTFDDVHAYIGNLNYNTTVDDFAAQGVTRTQGLSIPLMPPGSLFADRLTQIDISVRKSFQLPNGMRWDVQADVYNLPNYFPITRFNTTYGGSLGNATRTINRRFLQLATHLHW